The following is a genomic window from Nguyenibacter vanlangensis.
TTGCAGCGTGCCGATCATCAACCCATAGAGCGCCTGTGCGGTCGCCCGCCGCACCGCTGGCGTACCGGCAGGCAGGCTGTCCGCGATCTGCCCGACGAATTCCTCGCACGCGGCACGGAAGGCATCGCGCGTTTCTTCCGAATGTCGGGCGATTTCGGCCGATAGCGCGGCCGCAACACACCCCCCACCCGGATTGTCGCGATGAGACGGACTGAGATAGCGGCGCAACCAGATTTCGGGCGGCGCGCCGTCGCGGATCGCCTGCACGGTGGCACCGCCGGCATGCGCGCGCATCGTGTCCAGTGTCTGGCGAACGAGATCCTCTTTCGACTCGAAATGTGTGTAGAACGCGCCGTTGGTCAGGCCGGCATCCGCCATCAGCCCGGCAACACCGGCCGCCGCGATCCCGTCCTGGCGAAAGCGCCGGCCCGCCACGTCGATGATATGCCGACGCGTTTCCTCCCGATGACCTTTTTGATAGCGCATCCGTCCCTCTCGTCCCTGCCACCCGAAATTTACGGCCGCACCCATTGCATTACAATTGTAATATGACATTATGATCGTAATCTAATCGGAGACACAGACCGTGAGACTACGTGACAAGATCGCCCTGATCACGGGCGGCAACAGTGGCATCGGCCTCGCGACGGCCGAGCGTTTCGTTGAGGAAGGGGCCCGCGTCGCGATCACGGGCCGCGACCAGAAGACACTCGACGCGGCGGTAACGAAGCTGGGGCCGAATGCACTGGCGATACAGGCCGACCTGACCGAGGACGGCGCGGCCGAGCGTGCGGTCGCCGCCACGATCGAGCGGTTCGGCGCGCTCGATATCCTGTTCCTCAATGCCGGTATCGCCGGCAATACACCTGTCGGCGCCACCAGCCGGGCACAGTTCGAACAGGTCCTCGCGACCAACCTGACCGCCGTCTTCTTCACCGTGCAAGCGGCCGCGCCTCACCTGAAGGAGGGTGGATCGATCATCCTCAACGGGTCGGTACACCAGGTATTGGGCATTCCAGGTGCCTCGGCCTATGCAGCCAGCAAGGGCGGCATCGGCGCGATGAACCGGGTGCTGGCATCGGAATTCGCGCCCCGTGGCATCCGGGTGAACAATGTGGTGCCGGGTGCCACCCGCACGCCGATCTGGCGGACATTCGCCGCGACGCCCGAAGAGCTGGAAAAGCTGGAAGCCGTCTACTCACGCGGTATTCCGCTGGGCCATCTCGGCGAGGCCGTGGATATCGCCAACGCGGTGCTGTTCCTGGCCTCCGACGAGGCGCGGCACGTCACCGGCACCGAGATCGTCGTCGATGGCGGCACGATCGGCGCGCCTGCCGGCGCCCCGATTTTCCGCGCCGAAACGTAAGACGACCGCGATGTCGGAGAGCACCAACGAGAGGATCGTCGATCTCGTCGACATCACCCCGATCAGCGAGCCTCGCGTGGCGGATCGCAAGGCGCGGACTCGCGACGCCATCCTGACCGGACCGATCGTCGGAACATTGATGCGGCTTGCGCTGCCGACGATCGCCGTACTCCTGGCCCAGACGGCGGTCGGGGTGGCCGAAACCTACTATGTCGGTGCCCTGGGGACCGAGGCGCTGGCTGGCGTGGCACTGGTTTTTCCCGTCTATATGCTGATGGTCACCATGTCGAACGGTGGCCTGGGCAGCGGGGTGGCGTCGGCGCTCGCGCGGGCGATCGGCGCCGGGCGGCAGCACGACGCCGACGCGCTGGTGCTGCATACCATCGTGTTGGCCGCGATCGCCGGCACCGTTTTTACCGCCGGACTGCTCTGGGGCGGTCCAGCGCTCTATG
Proteins encoded in this region:
- a CDS encoding SDR family NAD(P)-dependent oxidoreductase, whose amino-acid sequence is MRLRDKIALITGGNSGIGLATAERFVEEGARVAITGRDQKTLDAAVTKLGPNALAIQADLTEDGAAERAVAATIERFGALDILFLNAGIAGNTPVGATSRAQFEQVLATNLTAVFFTVQAAAPHLKEGGSIILNGSVHQVLGIPGASAYAASKGGIGAMNRVLASEFAPRGIRVNNVVPGATRTPIWRTFAATPEELEKLEAVYSRGIPLGHLGEAVDIANAVLFLASDEARHVTGTEIVVDGGTIGAPAGAPIFRAET
- a CDS encoding TetR/AcrR family transcriptional regulator, translating into MRYQKGHREETRRHIIDVAGRRFRQDGIAAAGVAGLMADAGLTNGAFYTHFESKEDLVRQTLDTMRAHAGGATVQAIRDGAPPEIWLRRYLSPSHRDNPGGGCVAAALSAEIARHSEETRDAFRAACEEFVGQIADSLPAGTPAVRRATAQALYGLMIGTLQLARVIGPGNESDAILENGVRAGLLMIGG